The genomic segment TAAGCCGAGTTTTTCAATTTTTGAAGCTTGTTTTCCTGAAAAACCTAAACGTAAGGACCAAAGACTGCTTTTTTTCATCGTTCAGAAATTATTACAATAAGACTCGATTCTTTTTAAAAGGTTTAAAAAGAGAAGATTCTGAGTTACTTAGTTACTAAGATGCTAAGTTTTAAAAGTCTTTGGTAATATTAGAACGGAGAAATTTTGGGGATATTGTTTTAACAACATTGAACCATCATGATCAAATATAGCCCGTGGTTTCAACCACGGGAAACGGGTTGTGGAAATCCATTGTGTTCCTGTGGTTGAAACCACGGGTTATACTATTAAAAATTCATCTATGAATTCTTTGTTTTCATTAACATAAAGAAAATAGTTCCCAGTCTTTTTTTCATCTTTGGAAAGTTCTAATTTGATTTCAATACAAGGAGTCGTAATAAAGTTATGATCAATTAAAATTGAAATTGATTTTGAAACAATATTATCAAATTCAATATCTTGATACTCCTCTGAATTTATATTATGAAAATATTCCAAAGCGAGATTGTAAAACTCTTTTTTATTATGAAATGCTCTTTCTAATAAATGCATTATTTTAATTATAATTTAATTGAAAGTTCTAAGTGTCCTCCCAATCCAAGCTCTACAATTTTTTGAAGTGTCGAAAATTTGACTTCTTTTACGTTATTCTCAATCTTAGAAATATATGATTTTGTCGTTCCCACTTTTACTGCAAGTTCTTCCTGAGTCATTCCTTTTTGAAGCCTAGCCTCTTGAAGTAACACTCCAATTTTAAAATTTTCATAACCCGCTTCTAGTTCATCACGTTTTGGTGTTCCGATTTTCCCATAATGTTGCTCTTTAAACTCTTCTAAAGTTGTTAGATTCTTATCTTTCATTTTCATACTCCTTTTTAATTTTTAAAGCTTTTTTAATTTCTTTCTTTGGTGTTTTTTGAGTTTTCTTTTGAAATCCATTAGCCAATACAACTAATTTTCCCTCATCAAAAAAACAAAAAATTCTAAAAATGTCATTTCCTTGTTGTATTCTAATTTCATAAAGTCCATCTGTGTTTTCAATATATTTCAAATACGTTTCAGGAATCCTATCGAGATCTTCAATTAAATCAATCGTCCAAACAATTTTTTGTTGAACTTTTTCTTTTTGCTTAACAAAAAACTCATTAAAATAATTTTTAAAAAAAATAACAGTTCTAATCTTTTGATTATTACTCATAAAATACAAATGTATAAAAGTTGTACCAAAGTACAACTTGTTAATCCTAAAAACATTTAAAACAATTAAACTTCCTATCTATTTGCAATATCTCGTAACACATCAGTAATAGTTATTGAATTGCTTCCTTCATAACCCAATGCAATAGCTATAGCCTCTAGCGCGCTCGGATGTTTATCTGATGAACTAACTGCCAATCCATTTTCTAAAATTTGATTTCTTTGTATTTGAATCGCTAATGATAAAATTTCAAAATCTGATAGTTTTGAATATTCTTCTTTTAATTGTTTTGCAATTCGATTATAATTTTCAATTTCTAATTTCATTTTATTTGTACTATTTTTACTATTAAAAAAATCAAATATAAAACAAAAAAAGCAGCTATCATTACAATAACTGCTTTTCATATTTTAAAAATCTATAATCTAAAATCTAAAATCTACAATCTAAAATCATTAAGACCCACACATCTCACAATCCTCAGGATCTGCCGCTTGTGCTTTTAAAAGCATAGCTTTATAATCCTCAACACTGATTGCTTCAGTTTCCTGAACTAAAGATGGAGCTGTTTCTTCTTTTTTATCGTTATTTAATGTGAATTTAATCGCATCTACAGCCGCTTTTGTTCTTAGGTAGTACATACCGGTTTTTAAACCAGATTGCCAAGCGTAGAAGTGCATTGACGTTAGTTTTGAATAGTTTGCATCTTGCATGAACAAGTTTAACGATTGAGACTGGTCAATGAAATATCCTCTTTGACGAGACATATCAATAATATCTTTCATCGACATTTCCCAAACTGTTTTGTAAAGATCTTTTAAGTCTTGCGGAATAATATCAATATTTTGAACAGATCCGTTATGACGCATAATTTCTTGTTTCAATGACTCGTTCCATAAACCTAATTTTACTAAGTCTTCTAGTAAATGTTTGTTTACTACGATGAACTCTCCAGACAATACACGACGTGTGTAAATGTTTGATGTATATGGTTCGAAAGCTTCGTTGTTTCCTAAGATTTGAGAAGTTGAAGCTGTTGGCATTGGCGCAACTAATAATGAGTTACGAACTCCATGTTCCATAACTTCTTTTCTTAATGAAGCCCAGTCCCAACGACCAGATAATTCTTCATCTTTCATTCCCCACATATTGTGTTGAAATTCTCCTTGTGACATTGGAGAACCTTCGAAAGTTGAATATGGCCCTTCTTCTTTTGCCATTTCCATAGAAGCGGTTACAGCAGCGAAGTATAAAGTTTCGAAAATCTCCTGGTTTAATTTTTTAGCTTCGTCACTTGTAAACGGCATACGTAACATAATGAATGCATCTGCTAAACCTTGAACACCTAAACCTACCGGACGGTGACGCATATTAGAGTTTTCTGCTTCTTTTACTGGATAGTAATTTCTGTCGATTACTTTGTTTAAGTTACGAGTTACACGTTTTGTAACGTTGTAAAGCGCTTCGTGATCAAATTTTCCGTTTTCGATGAACATTGGCAACGAAATAGAAGCCAGGTTACAAACTGCAATTTCATCTTTAGAAGTAAACTCCATAATCTCTGTACACAAGTTTGAAGAACGAATAGTTCCTAAATTCTTGTGGTTCGATTTACGGTTTGCTGCATCTTTATACAACATATATGGCGTTCCAGTCTCGATTTGCGATTCTAGGATTTTCTCCCATAATTCACGAGCGCGGATTGTTTTTCTTCCTTTTCCTCTAAATTCATAATCCGTATATAATGCTTCGAATTCTTCTCCGTAAACATCATATAATCCCGGACATTCATTTGGACACATTAAAGTCCAAGTTGAATCTTCCTGAACACGTTTCATGAACAAATCTGAAGTCCACATTGCGAAGAATAAATCTCTCGCACGCATTTCTTCTTTTCCTGTATTTTTCTTTAAGTCCAGGAATTCGAATATATCGGCATGCCAAGTTTCAATATAGATAGCAAAGCTTCCTTTACGTTTTCCACCACCTTGATCTACGTAACGAGCAGTATCATTGAACACTCTCAACATCGGAACAATTCCGTTTGAAGTTCCGTTTGTACCACGAATATAAGATCCTGTAGCACGTACGTTATGAATAGAAAGTCCGATCCCTCCTGCTGATTGCGAGATTTTTGCTGTTTGTTTTAATGTATCGTAAATACCGTCAATACTATCGTCCTGCATTGCCAAAAGGAAACAAGAAGACATTTGAGGTTTTGGAGTTCCTGCATTAAACAACGTTGGTGTTGCGTGCGTAAAGAACTTTTTAGACATTAAATCGTACGTTTCAATTACTGATTTTAAATCATCTAAGTGAATACCAACAGAAACACGCATTAACATGTGCTGCGGACGCTCTACAATTTTTCCGTTTATTTTAAGAAGATAAGAACGCTCTAAGGTTTTAAAACCAAAATAATCGTAATTAAAATCTCTTGTATAAATGATATGCGAATCTAAAAAAGCAGCATTTTCCTGAATCACTTTGTAAACGTCATCAGCAATTAATGGTGCGTCCTGACCATTTCTTGGATTTACGTAGTGATACATGTCTTTCATCGTTTCTGAGAAAGATTTTTTTGTATTAGAATGTAAATTAGAAATTGCCACACGAGCTGCTAATTGTGCATAATCTGGATGTGCAATTGTCATAGATGCCGCAGTCTCTGCTGCCAGATTATCTAATTCAGAAGTAGAAACTCCATCATACAATCCCTCGATAACTCTCATCGCTACCTTAACCGGATCTACAAGCTCATTCAAGCCGTAACACAATTTTTTGATTCTCTCTGTAATCTTATCAAACATTACAGGCTCTCTGTGTCCATCTCTTTTTACTACATACATAAGCTTATTTTTTTAGTTATTGAATAAATGAAAGTAACTAGAAAACGAATTCCAGTACTTAAACATTGCGTGTTTTAAAATTATTTTTTGAGAATTACAGAATTCTCAATAGTTGTCCTTTCCCAATTTGAATATCAAACCGAAAAGCTGTTAAAATTGCTATTAAATCTCCGATTTGGGTGATAAGAGATTTAACCTAAAATGTTCTGTAAAATTAATTCGGGCTTTAGATAAAATTATCCCGAATTAAAAAAATGCTGTTGTTCTAAAAATCTGCGTCAAATGAAATTTTTTGAGCATCGCTGTCTGTGTTCATAACACCTGATTTTTGATACTCGGCAACACGTTTTTCAAAGAAATTAGTTTTTCCCTGAAGAGAAATCATGTCCATGAAATCGAATGGATTTGCTGATCCGTATACACGCTCGCAGCCTAATTCAACCAAAAGTCTATCGGCAACAAACTCTAAATACTGCGTCATTAACGCTGCGTTCATACCAATTAAACTTACCGGAAGAGATTCGGTTACAAACTGTCTTTCGATATCTAATGCATCAACAATAATTTCTTTAATTCTGTCTTTTGGTACTTTGTTTACCAAATGGTGATTATGCAAGTGAACTGCAAAATCACAATGCACGCCTTCGTCGCGGGAAATCAACTCATTAGAAAAAGTTAAACCTGGCATTAATCCACGTTTTTTCAACCAATAAATTGAACAGAAAGCACCTGAAAAAAAGATTCCTTCAACGGCAGCAAAAGCAATAAGTCTTTCAGCAAACGAATCAGACTCGATCCATTTTAAAGCCCATTCTCCTTTTTTAGCAATCGCAGGAAAAACTTCCAAAGCATTAAACAATTCCGTTTTCTCAGCTTCGTCTTTCACATAAGTATCAATCAATAAAGAATAAGTTTCACTGTGAATGTTTTCCATCATAATTTGGAAACCATAGAAAAACTTCGCTTCAGCATATTGAACTTCGTTTACAAAGTTCTCAGCAAGATTTTCGTTTACGATTCCGTCAGAAGCAGCAAAGAATGCTAAAATATGTTTAATGAAATATCTTTCGTCATCATTAAGCTTGTTGTTCCAATCTGTCAAATCCTGGTGCAAATCAATTTCTTCAGCAGTCCAGAAACTAGCTTCCATTTTTTTATACCATTCCCAAATATCATGATGTTTGATAGGAAAAATTACGAAACGATTTTTATTTTCTTGTAAGATTGGTTCTACTTGCGACATGACAAATTTTGTTAATTTTTTGTACTAAATTTTTACTAATTCAGTAGACTACAAAGATTGTCATTTAGTGCCAAAAATGAAAGTCAAACTTATTCACAATTTGCCGTAGTTTTTAACAACAGGCTAAAATTGAAAAATTTTTCATACAATAATTAAATTACTGAAAATGAAAGAATTAAACCAAACAATTACACCTTGAAGCCCCGTAAAATATAGACTTTTTAATATAAAAAGCAAGAATTTTTAATTTGTTTTAAAAAGTTTTTTTTGAGTCAAAACTTTGTTTTTCTGAGTTAAAACACACCGTTTAAAAAAGGTATTTTTTACACTTTAGTTTTTAAGAATTTTTAAGTTCTTCTGCTACCTTTTCAAGTTCAAGATACCAGTCTTCTCCAAAACGACGAATCAAAGCTTCTTTCACAAATTTGTATACCGGAACCTCTAATTCTTTTCCTAAAGAACAAGCATCATCACAAATGTCCCACTTATCGTAATTTACGGCAGCAAATTCTGTGAAGTCTTTTACACGAATTGGATATAAATGACAAGAAACTGGTTTTTTCCAATCTACGATTCCTTCATTGTAAGCTTGCTCGATTCCACAAAGCGCGGTTTTTCCATCAAAAATAACGTAAGCACAATCTTTATTATCGATCAGCGGCGTTTCAAGATCGCCGTCGGTTCCTTTTACCCAGGTTCCCTGAGCTTCGATTGCAGCAATTCCTTCTTTTCTTAAAAAAGGTTTTACTTTTGGATAAATTTCTTCTAAGATTTTAGTTTCAGCCTCATTCAAAGGCGCACCCGCATCTCCATCAACACAACAAGCCCCTTTACAAGCAGACAAGTTGCACACAAATTCTTTTTCCAGAATGTCTTCTGAAACAATAGTTTTTCCTAACTGAAACATGATTTTAAAATACTCTTATTTATAAAGTGCAAAGATAGTCAAAGAAAATAGATATATTTTTATTCTTTTTTCACGCAGATTTGGCAGATTTTAGCAGATAATAAAAAGTTTTATTTAAGGCAAAATAAACCTTTAACAATTATCAAAAAATTAAAAATCTGCTCAAATCTGCTCAAATCTGCCAAATCTGCGTGAAAAATTTTTATACGATCCAAAAAAAATCATTTGAGTGGCCTTTGAATTAGCATTTTAAACCACCAATTGTTATAAATATCACTTTTTTAACCATTAAACCATGTTTTTATAACAAAAATGAATTATACAGAAAAAACACCTAACTTTATTAATTACTTTTGCAGCAGTTTTTTAAATCCTTAAAATCAAAGCGATATGTTAGAAATAGACTTTAAAGAAATCATTACAGTAAGTATGGTACTTTTTGCCGTAATCGATATTGTAGGTTCGATTCCTATTATCGTAAACCTAAGAGCAAAAGTGGGACATATTGATTCTGAAAAAGCTTCGATTGTTGCTGGAGCTATTATGATTGTTTTTCTTTTTGTTGGAGAAGGATTATTGAATCTTATCGGTATTGATGTTCATTCGTTTGCCGTTGCCGGATCTTTTGTATTGTTCTTTTTAGCTTTGGAAATGATTTTAGGAATCCGTATTTATCGTGATGAAGAACCAGGATCAGCCTCAATTGTTCCTTTAGCATTTCCTTTAATTGCCGGAGCGGGAACTATGACTACTTTACTTTCCCTTAGATCACAGTTTCATACTATTAATATAATCATCGCAATTTTACTTAATATTATATTGGTTTATGTTGTTTTAAAATCTTCTAAAAAGATCGAAAATTTACTAGGAGAAAACGGACTTGGCGTGGTTCGCAAGACATTTGGAGTGATACTTTTAGCAATTGCTGTTAAATTATTCGCCGCTAATGTTAAAGGTTTGTTTGTCTAAGATTTATTTTTATACTTTTACCCCCATTAAATTTATAAAATACAACTTTAAGTCATTTTTTATTAAAGTTTTACTTTGATATTTTTATACAAACAAACAACCAATATGAAAATCTTCACTTCAATCTTAGTGCTTTTAGCATTAGCTTTAATTGTTTTTAATATTACGCTATTAGACTTTTCACATCCTTTTCAAGGTGATAGTATGGTAGCTTTTATTGGAATCGCAGCTTCGTTTTGCGCCGTATTGATTCTTTTGATTTTTAGAATTTCAAAAAGAATTGAAGAAAAAACAAACGGCAGATAATTTATGTTTGACGTTTTAATTATCGGCGGAGGCGTATCGGGCATTTCTTGTGCCCTGGTCTTAGGATCTGCTAAAAAGAAAGCTTTTGTTACCGACAAAAAAATCGGAATTTTTACACATCAGAAAAACTCTTCTTTACAAGAAGCAATTTTCTACAATGCTTATGGCATTACCCCAGGTAAGCTTGGTTCTGAATTACTTACAGAAAGCACTCAGGATTTAGCAACATCTTATCCTCATATTGAGCAGATTACAAATGAAAAAGTAATAAAAGTTGAAGGTTCTTTTCCTTCGTTTACTGTTATTACAAACAAAAACTCATACCAAACTAAAAACATTGTCATCGGGATTGGCTCTGCTAATACTTTTGACATCGAAGGTTTGATGCAATATATTGAACCGCATAAAAAAGCACTTCCGGAGAAACAGCGTATTCAGCTAAAAAATGAAGATCATAAAGTTACTGACGGTATTTACGTTATTGGAACTTTAGCCGGCTGGAGAAGTCAGCTTGCGATTGCTGCAGGAAGCGGTGCCGCTGTTGCCACAGATATTCTTACTTTATGGAATAACGGAACACAGACTCACTCGCACGACAGCATTCGATAAATTATAAAACATTTAAACCATATAAGTTATAAGTTCATATTATACTTTTCGTATAGAATTAAATGAACTTATATAACTTATATGGTTTATTTTATTTTTGTGTGATGTTTATTTCACCGAAAGAATCTGTATTACTTTGATATGATTTTCTTCTTCGGTTTTCCAGAATTCTCCTTTTACTGAAACCACATCTCCAATTTTTACTTGTTTGTAGTTTTGAGGTCCGCCAACGTTTACAATACTAATTGTTGCAAAATATACTCCTTTTTCATCAGTATTAATTTTTGCTGTGTAACCATCTTTTCCTGATTCGACCGATTCTACTTTTCCAGAAACTGTTCTAATATTGTTTTCTTTCATAGTTTTACAAGAAATTATAAAAGTCATTAAAACTACAACTAAACTTATTTTTTTTAGATTTTTCATATTTTGAATATTTAACCGCAAAGTACGCTAAGAATTACGCAGAGTTCGCTAAGTTTTGTTTTATGTTACTATTAAATTTTCAAACAAAATTTATGCCAGCTGAATGCAGCTTCCGGCAATAACTTTTAAATTATCATTTAATTTTTTCCAGACTCTGATGTATTTAAAAACGCCATTGACAGGATTATTGTCGTAAGTTCCTTTTAATGAAACGGTAACAGCAACTACAGCCGAATCATCAATTATATTAATATTTTGATCAGAAGCTTCAAGAGAATCAATTTTCATTATTCCGGAACGATAAACGTTTAGATCAAACTCCTTTGTAATGGTTTGTCCGTCTGGCATGTTAAAAAGCAAATCATCATGAAGCATTTGTTCCAAAAGGTCAACATCAGCGTTTTTAATTGCGGTTAAAAGTTCAATCTCGGCATTTACAATTAAATCTTTTTCCATCAACTTAAAATTTTAAGATTATTTCTTCGGAGTTAAAATAGTTTTAATCATGGCATCATCTTTTAAAATAACGTCATAATAATACATTTCTCCATATAATTGGCGGGCAAATTCTGCAGTAATATATCGGTTTACCAATGCTTTGGTTTTATCTAATTTAAGATCTAAACCAGTCATTAAAATATAGTTTTTAAACTTTTTAAAGTAAGCATCAGAACTTTTCATTTTTTCTAAAAATTCATTAAAATGAAGTCCTGCAAATGCATTACGGTTTTTATCTAATTCTTCAAAAACAAAATGACCAACGATTCCGGTTTGAAGCAAATAAGCTACATTTTCATTTCCGTGCTCTGCTTCCATCGGAACAAAAACATCCGGAACGATTCCGCCGCCACCGTAAACGATTTTACCTTTTGGCGTTTTAAATTTTAAAGAATCAGCCACTTTTATGCTGTCTTTTGCATATAATTCTCCATTTGCGATTCTCGATTCAGATTCTTTAAAATATTCTTCGTTTCCTTTTTTATACGGTTTTTGAATCGATCTTCCGGTTGGCGTGTAATATCTCGCAACGGTCAAACGAACGGCAGATCCGTCGTTAAAATCCATTTCACGCTGTACTAAACCTTTTCCGAAAGAACGACGCCCTACAATAGTCCCTCGATCATTGTCCTGAATAGCTCCGGCCAGAATTTCACTTGCAGAAGCACTGTTTTCGTTTATTAAAACATATACTTTTCCGGTTTCAAAACTTCCGGCTTTTGTAGCGTAAGTTTTCTCGGTTGTTCCGTTTTTATTTTTGGTAAAAACAATCAGTTGTTTGTCTTTTAAAAATTCATCAGCAATGGCAATCGCTTCTTCCATATAACCTCCGCCATTATCGCGAAGATCAATTACAAGCGACTGAATTCCTTTTTGTTTTAAACGCGTTAATCCGGTTTTGAATTCATTAAAAGTCGTTTCGGCAAAACGATTGATTTTTATGTAACCGGTATTATTTCCAATTAATAAAGAAGCATCGACACTTTTTATTGGAATTACATCTCGTTTAATTTTAAATTTCAATTTCTTTTGTTCTGATCGTCTAAAAACAGTCAATTCGATTTCAGAACCTTTGATTCCTTTTAATTTTGAAAACAAACTGTCAGAAGGAAGTTTTCTGCCATACAATTTGGTTTTTCCTGCATATAAAATACGGTCGCCTGATTTTAGTCCTGCTTTTGCAGAAGGTCCGTTTTCGACTGGCTTGATAATCGCCACAGAATCTTTATACATATAAAAATTAATTCCGATGCCAACAAAATCACCTTTCATGCTTTCAGCAACTTCGGCTTGTTCGCTTGGCGGAATATAAACTGAATGCGGATCTAATTTAGAAAGAATATTATCGACTGTAAGATTTACGATCGAATCGGTATTTACACTGTCAACATATTCGGTATTGATAAAATCAATTAGTTTATTCAGTTTGGTTTTAGAATAATTTTTAGCCAAAAGCTGATCATCTGCGGAAGCGCTTGACAAACTTCCTATCACAATTCCGAGAGCAAGGGTCGCTCCGATAATTATTGGCAGATATTTGGGATTAAATTTCATTGCTCTTCTAAAACAGGAATATGTTCTACTTCGAT from the Flavobacterium sp. genome contains:
- a CDS encoding DUF3109 family protein; the protein is MFQLGKTIVSEDILEKEFVCNLSACKGACCVDGDAGAPLNEAETKILEEIYPKVKPFLRKEGIAAIEAQGTWVKGTDGDLETPLIDNKDCAYVIFDGKTALCGIEQAYNEGIVDWKKPVSCHLYPIRVKDFTEFAAVNYDKWDICDDACSLGKELEVPVYKFVKEALIRRFGEDWYLELEKVAEELKNS
- a CDS encoding FAD-dependent oxidoreductase; translated protein: MFDVLIIGGGVSGISCALVLGSAKKKAFVTDKKIGIFTHQKNSSLQEAIFYNAYGITPGKLGSELLTESTQDLATSYPHIEQITNEKVIKVEGSFPSFTVITNKNSYQTKNIVIGIGSANTFDIEGLMQYIEPHKKALPEKQRIQLKNEDHKVTDGIYVIGTLAGWRSQLAIAAGSGAAVATDILTLWNNGTQTHSHDSIR
- a CDS encoding S41 family peptidase, producing MKFNPKYLPIIIGATLALGIVIGSLSSASADDQLLAKNYSKTKLNKLIDFINTEYVDSVNTDSIVNLTVDNILSKLDPHSVYIPPSEQAEVAESMKGDFVGIGINFYMYKDSVAIIKPVENGPSAKAGLKSGDRILYAGKTKLYGRKLPSDSLFSKLKGIKGSEIELTVFRRSEQKKLKFKIKRDVIPIKSVDASLLIGNNTGYIKINRFAETTFNEFKTGLTRLKQKGIQSLVIDLRDNGGGYMEEAIAIADEFLKDKQLIVFTKNKNGTTEKTYATKAGSFETGKVYVLINENSASASEILAGAIQDNDRGTIVGRRSFGKGLVQREMDFNDGSAVRLTVARYYTPTGRSIQKPYKKGNEEYFKESESRIANGELYAKDSIKVADSLKFKTPKGKIVYGGGGIVPDVFVPMEAEHGNENVAYLLQTGIVGHFVFEELDKNRNAFAGLHFNEFLEKMKSSDAYFKKFKNYILMTGLDLKLDKTKALVNRYITAEFARQLYGEMYYYDVILKDDAMIKTILTPKK
- a CDS encoding helix-turn-helix transcriptional regulator, coding for MKDKNLTTLEEFKEQHYGKIGTPKRDELEAGYENFKIGVLLQEARLQKGMTQEELAVKVGTTKSYISKIENNVKEVKFSTLQKIVELGLGGHLELSIKL
- a CDS encoding nuclear transport factor 2 family protein translates to MEKDLIVNAEIELLTAIKNADVDLLEQMLHDDLLFNMPDGQTITKEFDLNVYRSGIMKIDSLEASDQNINIIDDSAVVAVTVSLKGTYDNNPVNGVFKYIRVWKKLNDNLKVIAGSCIQLA
- a CDS encoding histidine kinase, whose protein sequence is MKLEIENYNRIAKQLKEEYSKLSDFEILSLAIQIQRNQILENGLAVSSSDKHPSALEAIAIALGYEGSNSITITDVLRDIANR
- a CDS encoding type II toxin-antitoxin system RelE/ParE family toxin, with amino-acid sequence MSNNQKIRTVIFFKNYFNEFFVKQKEKVQQKIVWTIDLIEDLDRIPETYLKYIENTDGLYEIRIQQGNDIFRIFCFFDEGKLVVLANGFQKKTQKTPKKEIKKALKIKKEYENER
- a CDS encoding MarC family protein, translating into MLEIDFKEIITVSMVLFAVIDIVGSIPIIVNLRAKVGHIDSEKASIVAGAIMIVFLFVGEGLLNLIGIDVHSFAVAGSFVLFFLALEMILGIRIYRDEEPGSASIVPLAFPLIAGAGTMTTLLSLRSQFHTINIIIAILLNIILVYVVLKSSKKIENLLGENGLGVVRKTFGVILLAIAVKLFAANVKGLFV
- a CDS encoding ribonucleotide-diphosphate reductase subunit beta is translated as MSQVEPILQENKNRFVIFPIKHHDIWEWYKKMEASFWTAEEIDLHQDLTDWNNKLNDDERYFIKHILAFFAASDGIVNENLAENFVNEVQYAEAKFFYGFQIMMENIHSETYSLLIDTYVKDEAEKTELFNALEVFPAIAKKGEWALKWIESDSFAERLIAFAAVEGIFFSGAFCSIYWLKKRGLMPGLTFSNELISRDEGVHCDFAVHLHNHHLVNKVPKDRIKEIIVDALDIERQFVTESLPVSLIGMNAALMTQYLEFVADRLLVELGCERVYGSANPFDFMDMISLQGKTNFFEKRVAEYQKSGVMNTDSDAQKISFDADF
- a CDS encoding ribonucleoside-diphosphate reductase subunit alpha; its protein translation is MYVVKRDGHREPVMFDKITERIKKLCYGLNELVDPVKVAMRVIEGLYDGVSTSELDNLAAETAASMTIAHPDYAQLAARVAISNLHSNTKKSFSETMKDMYHYVNPRNGQDAPLIADDVYKVIQENAAFLDSHIIYTRDFNYDYFGFKTLERSYLLKINGKIVERPQHMLMRVSVGIHLDDLKSVIETYDLMSKKFFTHATPTLFNAGTPKPQMSSCFLLAMQDDSIDGIYDTLKQTAKISQSAGGIGLSIHNVRATGSYIRGTNGTSNGIVPMLRVFNDTARYVDQGGGKRKGSFAIYIETWHADIFEFLDLKKNTGKEEMRARDLFFAMWTSDLFMKRVQEDSTWTLMCPNECPGLYDVYGEEFEALYTDYEFRGKGRKTIRARELWEKILESQIETGTPYMLYKDAANRKSNHKNLGTIRSSNLCTEIMEFTSKDEIAVCNLASISLPMFIENGKFDHEALYNVTKRVTRNLNKVIDRNYYPVKEAENSNMRHRPVGLGVQGLADAFIMLRMPFTSDEAKKLNQEIFETLYFAAVTASMEMAKEEGPYSTFEGSPMSQGEFQHNMWGMKDEELSGRWDWASLRKEVMEHGVRNSLLVAPMPTASTSQILGNNEAFEPYTSNIYTRRVLSGEFIVVNKHLLEDLVKLGLWNESLKQEIMRHNGSVQNIDIIPQDLKDLYKTVWEMSMKDIIDMSRQRGYFIDQSQSLNLFMQDANYSKLTSMHFYAWQSGLKTGMYYLRTKAAVDAIKFTLNNDKKEETAPSLVQETEAISVEDYKAMLLKAQAADPEDCEMCGS